One Eubalaena glacialis isolate mEubGla1 chromosome 11, mEubGla1.1.hap2.+ XY, whole genome shotgun sequence DNA segment encodes these proteins:
- the LOC133100950 gene encoding 10 kDa heat shock protein, mitochondrial-like, translating into MAGQAFRKFLPLFDRVLVERSAPEVVTKGGIMLPEKSQGKVLQATVVAVGSGSKGKGGEIQPVSVKVGDKVLLPEYGGTKVVLDDKDYFLFRDGDILGKYVD; encoded by the coding sequence ATGGCAGGACAGGCATTTAGAAAGTTTCTTCCCCTCTTTGACCGAGTATTAGTTGAAAGAAGTGCACCCGAAGTTGTAACCAAAGGAGGCATTATGCTTCCAGAAAAATCGCAAGGAAAAGTATTGCAAGCAACGGTAGTAGCTGTTGGATCGGGCTCGAAAGGAAAGGGTGGAGAGATTCAACCAGTTAGTGTGAAAGTTGGAGATAAAGTTCTTCTCCCAGAATATGGAGGCACCAAAGTAGTTCTAGATGACAAGGATTATTTCTTATTTAGAGATGGTGACATTCTTGGAAAATATGTCGACTAA